A genomic window from Candidatus Pelagisphaera phototrophica includes:
- a CDS encoding Gfo/Idh/MocA family protein, whose protein sequence is MSHRESKNVGIIGCGDRGLHHIGFNMVDSSNETGFRIVSVANRSFESSDHAAGELEKRYADLGIDQAIQRCESYQDIVNDPKIDLIIITSHTDAHAEHAVAALESGKKVYLDKPIAVTLEDGHIIAGAEKRTGNRLLMGFTRRYEDSWLKMKELLNGGAVGSLQMVLLRSIIPYSRYLQGWHRKRVWSGGPLNDKCSHHFDVFRWMANSDCLAMSAFGGRSGVFKPDPTAPARCSECDRDCAYRRTEALEESKETVSNKFTSTDSNDERAVQDACVFSLDSDVEDFGSVNLQMSGGVVGNLFFTIFGPLAPDGETLELVGDSGRLVLSRSDGMIRTYTDHGRETDTFFAGGKNFDSSHYGSDKNLVQHMKEFCDESEPVCDASDGLRSLEMVCGARDSFDFKGELRVL, encoded by the coding sequence ATGAGTCACAGAGAATCTAAAAACGTAGGCATTATTGGATGTGGCGATCGTGGACTACATCATATCGGATTCAACATGGTCGATAGCTCGAATGAAACAGGATTTCGAATCGTATCGGTTGCTAACCGTTCGTTTGAAAGTTCTGATCACGCCGCAGGTGAACTTGAAAAGCGCTATGCTGATCTGGGAATCGATCAAGCGATTCAGCGGTGTGAATCATATCAGGACATAGTCAATGATCCTAAAATCGATCTGATCATAATTACCTCCCATACGGACGCGCATGCGGAGCACGCGGTGGCCGCTTTAGAATCTGGAAAGAAAGTGTACCTAGACAAGCCTATTGCGGTAACCCTTGAAGACGGGCACATTATAGCGGGAGCGGAAAAGCGAACGGGTAATCGCTTGCTTATGGGATTCACCCGACGCTACGAGGATTCTTGGTTGAAAATGAAGGAGTTACTGAACGGCGGAGCAGTAGGTTCGCTACAAATGGTTCTGCTACGTTCGATTATTCCCTACAGTCGCTATTTACAAGGCTGGCACCGGAAGCGCGTGTGGTCAGGCGGACCCTTGAACGATAAATGCAGCCATCACTTCGACGTATTCCGCTGGATGGCCAATTCGGACTGTTTAGCCATGAGCGCCTTCGGCGGGCGTTCGGGTGTGTTCAAGCCAGATCCCACGGCTCCCGCTCGCTGCTCGGAATGCGATAGGGATTGCGCGTATCGGCGAACGGAAGCGCTGGAAGAATCCAAAGAAACGGTTAGTAACAAGTTTACCAGTACGGATTCCAATGACGAACGAGCCGTCCAGGATGCCTGTGTTTTCAGTCTAGATAGCGATGTCGAAGATTTCGGGAGCGTAAACCTACAGATGAGCGGAGGCGTGGTCGGAAACTTGTTTTTCACGATATTCGGGCCACTCGCTCCTGATGGCGAAACACTTGAGCTCGTCGGGGATTCGGGCCGTTTGGTGCTATCGCGATCGGATGGAATGATTCGTACCTACACGGATCACGGCAGGGAAACAGATACCTTTTTCGCGGGTGGAAAGAATTTCGATTCGTCGCATTACGGATCGGATAAGAATCTTGTTCAGCATATGAAGGAATTCTGCGATGAATCTGAGCCGGTGTGCGACGCAAGCGATGGATTGCGATCTTTGGAAATGGTCTGTGGCGCTAGGGATTCGTTCGATTTCAAAGGAGAATTGAGAGTTTTATGA
- a CDS encoding lactonase family protein — MKSLALIALLSLIPSLFAANVDVYFGTSGKATKGIYHSSFDKDSGKLSPPELAARIGSPGFLALHPKRSHLYAVATSDQGPCVAAYKIEKNGSLTLLNTEVIGDGGGAHISVHPSGNFLLTAQYGGGSVALFPVAKDGKVQPRGQLIEHEGGSGIVASRQNAPHPHWTGYSPDGKFAFVPDLGLDKIVIYKVNVDRPSITAHGSAESVPGGGPRHMRFSVDGKFIYLLNELSLSVTTFQYDAKKGTTKRLTTTPALSESAKSEEGFNSSSEILVHPNGKFVYSANRGDDTVTAYQANRSTGKLTVTEVEPVRGAFPRNINLEPSGKWLLAAGQHSNTVAVFAIDQSTGEITYQLNSVVNVPGPICILFNE; from the coding sequence ATGAAGTCGCTTGCTCTAATTGCCCTACTTTCATTGATCCCAAGCCTCTTTGCCGCTAATGTTGATGTTTACTTTGGAACGTCTGGCAAAGCCACTAAAGGAATCTATCACTCGAGTTTCGACAAAGACAGTGGTAAGCTGTCACCGCCAGAACTGGCGGCGAGGATCGGGTCACCTGGCTTCCTCGCCCTTCACCCAAAGAGGTCCCACCTTTACGCAGTGGCCACCAGCGACCAAGGTCCCTGCGTAGCGGCCTACAAGATTGAGAAAAATGGTAGCCTGACACTTCTGAATACGGAAGTCATCGGTGACGGAGGAGGTGCTCACATATCCGTTCATCCTTCCGGGAATTTTCTCCTCACCGCTCAGTATGGTGGAGGGTCGGTTGCACTCTTTCCCGTAGCCAAGGACGGCAAGGTCCAGCCCCGAGGTCAACTAATTGAGCACGAGGGAGGTTCCGGGATCGTTGCGTCACGCCAGAATGCGCCTCACCCACACTGGACTGGCTACTCGCCTGACGGGAAATTCGCTTTCGTCCCCGACCTGGGTCTAGATAAGATCGTGATCTATAAAGTGAACGTGGACCGGCCATCCATCACGGCCCACGGGTCTGCGGAAAGCGTACCTGGAGGAGGTCCGCGTCACATGCGATTCTCGGTCGACGGGAAATTTATCTATCTCCTTAACGAGCTTTCCCTCTCAGTCACCACTTTCCAATACGATGCGAAAAAGGGAACCACCAAACGCCTAACGACAACGCCGGCTCTGAGTGAGAGTGCCAAGTCTGAGGAGGGGTTCAATTCGAGTTCTGAAATCCTGGTACATCCAAATGGGAAATTCGTGTATTCAGCCAACCGTGGCGATGACACTGTGACAGCGTACCAAGCGAATCGCAGCACGGGAAAGCTGACGGTTACCGAGGTCGAACCAGTGCGCGGCGCTTTTCCGCGAAACATCAATCTGGAGCCGAGCGGAAAGTGGCTCCTGGCGGCAGGGCAGCACTCGAACACCGTGGCCGTTTTCGCTATCGATCAGTCAACGGGAGAAATCACCTACCAACTGAATTCGGTTGTGAATGTCCCAGGTCCAATCTGCATACTCTTTAACGAGTAG
- a CDS encoding rhomboid family intramembrane serine protease: MKRRPSGTIIIIAINVIIFFIPQFIQGLDMKMLAWFALFFPKNDFFQIWQFISSMFMHGGPAHLFFNMFALFSFGSILEVRWGLKKFLTFYLVVGIGAGAIYTAVNYTQFIGPYNQLVDASVPATDIKAYFNYSRPSFKMLAAMPAEELLELRNIYNAPVVGASGAIYGILVAFGILYPNAKLMLIFLPIPVAAKYFISGLLLFDLFSGITGYSIFVAEGGGIAHFAHIGGAIIGFLLMWFWGSLKSRATDYNGSVF, encoded by the coding sequence ATGAAACGTCGCCCCTCTGGGACCATAATAATCATCGCGATCAACGTGATCATCTTCTTCATACCCCAATTCATTCAGGGCCTTGATATGAAGATGCTTGCCTGGTTCGCACTGTTTTTTCCCAAGAACGACTTCTTCCAAATCTGGCAGTTCATTAGCAGCATGTTCATGCATGGAGGTCCCGCCCACCTTTTTTTCAACATGTTTGCCCTTTTCTCTTTCGGATCCATACTCGAGGTGAGATGGGGGCTGAAAAAATTTCTGACCTTTTACTTGGTTGTGGGTATCGGAGCAGGTGCCATCTATACTGCAGTCAACTACACGCAGTTTATTGGACCCTACAATCAGCTCGTCGACGCCAGCGTCCCCGCAACTGATATCAAGGCGTACTTCAATTACTCAAGACCGTCTTTTAAGATGCTAGCTGCTATGCCGGCGGAAGAACTCTTGGAACTTCGGAATATCTACAATGCTCCCGTCGTCGGAGCGTCGGGAGCCATATATGGAATACTAGTGGCATTTGGAATTCTGTATCCAAACGCCAAACTCATGCTGATTTTTCTACCTATCCCTGTCGCCGCGAAATATTTCATATCCGGTCTGCTCTTGTTTGATTTGTTCTCAGGAATTACAGGATACTCAATCTTCGTAGCCGAAGGAGGGGGCATTGCCCACTTTGCCCATATTGGTGGCGCTATAATCGGATTCCTGCTCATGTGGTTTTGGGGAAGTCTCAAGTCCCGAGCAACCGATTACAATGGCAGTGTATTTTAG
- a CDS encoding DUF2167 domain-containing protein has translation MKNKTLALLASSIFLFPFYSIAQVDQAAENAAAQQIEFENFLASLDWQDSGQGELEDWATIDIPAGFRFLNGVDTDTLLQAFGNLPDTYQGMISVSDVDWFVLFQFEDSGYVRDDEKDELDAEKLLAALQSGDEQSNQYRRQQGIEPLYTEGWAIEPRYNDFTNNLEWGIILRSESGGRSVNYKTKLLGRDGIMNVTLVCDPTALDSILPTYQDILAGHNYKPGKSYAEYRDGDKVATYGLTALIAGGALYGAAKLGILGNLVLFLKKGFKFIIIGLVAIGVALKKFFAGLAGRQKIESTPDS, from the coding sequence ATGAAAAATAAGACCCTCGCCCTGCTGGCATCCAGCATTTTCCTTTTTCCATTTTACTCCATTGCCCAGGTAGATCAAGCGGCGGAGAACGCCGCCGCTCAACAAATTGAATTCGAGAACTTCCTTGCGAGCCTTGACTGGCAAGATTCGGGTCAAGGAGAACTAGAAGATTGGGCTACGATCGACATCCCTGCCGGCTTTCGTTTTCTCAATGGAGTGGATACAGACACACTTCTCCAGGCTTTCGGAAATCTTCCAGACACCTACCAAGGGATGATCTCCGTTTCAGATGTAGACTGGTTTGTCTTGTTTCAATTCGAAGACAGCGGCTACGTTAGAGATGATGAAAAAGATGAACTCGACGCTGAAAAGCTGCTAGCAGCTCTCCAATCCGGCGATGAGCAAAGCAACCAATACCGAAGGCAACAAGGTATCGAGCCTTTGTATACAGAGGGTTGGGCTATCGAACCAAGATACAATGATTTCACTAACAATCTGGAATGGGGCATCATTCTCCGGTCGGAGTCAGGCGGAAGAAGCGTTAATTACAAAACCAAGCTTCTGGGGCGTGACGGGATCATGAATGTAACCCTCGTGTGCGATCCGACCGCGCTGGACTCCATCCTACCAACCTATCAAGATATCCTAGCCGGTCACAATTACAAACCGGGGAAATCATACGCTGAGTATCGTGACGGTGACAAAGTAGCGACCTATGGACTCACCGCTCTAATCGCAGGTGGGGCTCTTTATGGAGCTGCGAAACTCGGTATCTTAGGAAACCTCGTCCTCTTCCTGAAGAAGGGGTTTAAGTTCATTATCATCGGCCTAGTAGCAATTGGAGTTGCCCTAAAAAAGTTTTTCGCAGGATTGGCGGGACGGCAGAAAATTGAGTCTACACCAGACTCCTAG
- a CDS encoding MFS transporter has product MNSQSSKQARFSLMMLMQYFTRGAWFVTLGTYLGKTLEQSGTFIGFSFSLFGIGAIISPFFVGMIADRFFPTQKVLGVLNIGAGALMLLLSQVTDPTTFIWTLFVYCIVYTPTEALSNSVVFHHLPRRFFAYVRLFGTIGWVFAGLAVNMILGRFVDNVEATAVPLVMSAVASVVLGLYNFTLPSTPVKNEGEKIGIKEVLGLEALSLLKERSFTVFLGASLLIGIPIQMYFAFFNMFLNDIGVENVASKMSLGQVSEAAFMVFVPLLIGKLGLKWMMTLGLAFWSVRYFMFAGISVNAEFLIIFSILIHGACYDFFNVTGSIYVDLKAGERYRSAAQGLFMLVFLGLGKFFGSNLAGLISEWHPSVSGEQLYDWSGIFNTTGIITAVVTVMFVLSFHDRQKYDLDKVNG; this is encoded by the coding sequence ATGAATTCCCAATCATCTAAACAGGCCCGCTTCTCCTTGATGATGCTGATGCAATACTTCACCCGGGGAGCCTGGTTTGTCACCCTAGGAACTTACTTAGGCAAGACGCTGGAGCAGTCGGGCACGTTCATCGGATTTTCGTTCAGCCTCTTTGGAATCGGGGCGATTATTTCGCCCTTTTTCGTTGGGATGATTGCTGATCGTTTTTTTCCGACTCAGAAAGTGCTGGGCGTATTGAACATTGGAGCAGGTGCCTTAATGCTTCTCCTGTCACAGGTGACTGATCCGACAACCTTCATCTGGACGCTTTTCGTCTACTGTATCGTCTACACCCCTACGGAGGCCCTGAGCAATTCAGTCGTATTTCACCACCTGCCACGCAGGTTCTTCGCTTATGTGCGCCTATTCGGGACCATCGGATGGGTATTCGCTGGCCTCGCGGTTAATATGATACTGGGCCGCTTTGTGGATAACGTCGAAGCGACTGCCGTACCTTTAGTCATGTCAGCAGTCGCATCGGTCGTCTTAGGACTCTATAACTTTACCCTCCCGTCGACACCTGTTAAAAACGAGGGAGAGAAAATCGGAATTAAAGAGGTGCTCGGGCTTGAAGCATTGAGTTTGCTTAAAGAGCGAAGCTTCACTGTTTTTCTGGGAGCGAGTTTGCTAATTGGGATCCCCATTCAGATGTACTTCGCGTTTTTCAATATGTTTCTGAACGACATTGGCGTCGAGAATGTGGCCAGCAAGATGTCTTTAGGACAGGTATCCGAAGCGGCCTTCATGGTATTTGTTCCGCTGTTGATCGGAAAACTCGGTTTGAAATGGATGATGACTCTCGGACTAGCTTTTTGGTCGGTGAGGTATTTTATGTTCGCTGGAATTAGCGTAAATGCGGAATTTCTTATTATATTCTCTATTCTGATACATGGGGCGTGCTATGATTTCTTCAATGTAACGGGATCCATCTATGTCGATTTAAAAGCAGGAGAGCGATACAGATCTGCGGCTCAGGGATTGTTCATGCTAGTATTCTTGGGGCTAGGAAAGTTCTTTGGCTCTAATTTGGCAGGACTCATTTCGGAGTGGCACCCGAGTGTATCTGGAGAGCAATTATACGATTGGAGTGGTATTTTCAATACGACGGGTATAATCACCGCCGTCGTTACGGTTATGTTTGTCTTGAGTTTTCATGACAGGCAGAAATACGATTTGGACAAGGTTAATGGGTAA
- a CDS encoding sulfatase-like hydrolase/transferase — MSTSKQPNVIVFFTDQQRWDTCGTHGNPLDLTPNFDRLANQGTHIDASITCQPVCGPARSCLQTGLYATQTGSWRNGIPLDKNLTTIAQLYKKAGYNTGYIGKWHLGTRDDIVPVEERGGYDYWLAANLLEFCSDAYDCNLWNNDNEKVHLPGYRVDAMTDAVIRYVDNANKEDKPFFLFTSYLEPHHQNHVDDYPPPDGYRERYTGKWIPPDLQQLGGSSGQHLGGYLGMIKRLDEALGRILDSLKSLNIDDETIILYTADHGCHFKTRNSEYKRSGHEASVRVPTAFSGPGFKGGGRRTEVMSLVDLVPTLLESSGIEPPEEMPGRSLMPILRGEANDWKQEAFIQISESQVGRAIRTGRWKYGVVSNQNDGETESCADLYVENYLYDLHSDPYELQNLIGYGSHRKVAARLKEKILDAMEIAGESRPTITDHELTMPQSQRTVLPQEIEQ; from the coding sequence ATGAGCACCAGTAAACAACCAAACGTCATCGTATTCTTTACAGATCAACAACGCTGGGACACCTGCGGGACTCATGGTAATCCATTGGATTTAACGCCAAATTTTGATCGACTTGCCAATCAAGGTACCCATATCGATGCGTCAATAACTTGCCAACCGGTGTGCGGACCCGCTCGGTCTTGCTTGCAAACAGGTCTTTATGCCACCCAAACAGGATCTTGGCGCAACGGAATACCCCTCGACAAAAATCTCACAACAATCGCGCAGCTCTACAAGAAAGCTGGATACAATACGGGATACATCGGAAAGTGGCACTTGGGCACCCGCGATGACATCGTTCCAGTCGAGGAACGTGGTGGATATGACTATTGGCTGGCGGCTAACTTGCTGGAATTTTGCTCGGATGCCTACGACTGCAATCTCTGGAACAATGACAACGAGAAGGTCCATTTGCCTGGATACCGAGTGGACGCTATGACAGATGCCGTAATTCGTTACGTCGACAATGCAAACAAAGAGGATAAACCGTTCTTTCTCTTCACTTCCTATTTAGAGCCACACCACCAGAACCACGTTGATGACTATCCACCTCCTGACGGGTATCGGGAGAGATACACGGGCAAATGGATACCGCCAGATTTGCAACAGCTAGGAGGCAGTTCAGGCCAACATCTAGGCGGCTACCTTGGTATGATAAAGCGTCTGGACGAAGCTCTTGGCCGGATCTTGGATTCGCTCAAAAGTCTCAATATTGATGATGAGACCATCATTCTCTACACTGCGGACCATGGATGCCACTTCAAGACTCGAAACTCTGAATACAAGCGATCGGGCCACGAGGCGTCCGTAAGAGTTCCCACCGCATTTTCAGGACCCGGATTCAAGGGAGGCGGAAGGCGAACGGAAGTCATGAGTCTGGTAGATCTAGTCCCAACCCTTCTAGAATCCAGTGGAATTGAACCTCCAGAGGAAATGCCGGGTAGATCACTGATGCCGATACTGCGAGGCGAGGCAAACGACTGGAAACAAGAGGCATTCATTCAGATTAGCGAAAGCCAGGTTGGTCGGGCCATCCGTACGGGCCGATGGAAATATGGCGTCGTATCTAACCAAAATGACGGGGAAACGGAATCTTGTGCAGATCTCTATGTTGAGAACTACCTGTATGATTTACACTCCGACCCTTACGAGTTGCAAAATCTCATCGGCTACGGTTCCCACCGCAAGGTCGCAGCACGTCTGAAGGAAAAGATACTAGATGCCATGGAAATAGCGGGAGAATCGCGTCCGACGATCACCGACCACGAATTGACGATGCCCCAATCGCAAAGAACCGTGCTCCCTCAAGAGATTGAGCAGTAG
- a CDS encoding response regulator, giving the protein MSPHEGQSVLLVDDERVNRELGASMIRSLGYNVVCAKDGFEALDLSGKQDFSLILMDIRMPRLDGFSTAEAIRNRERNDSPTPIIALSAHITRQDEERCDCVGINDHLQKPLKVRFLNELLKKWLSV; this is encoded by the coding sequence ATGTCGCCTCATGAAGGACAGTCCGTCTTACTGGTGGATGACGAACGGGTAAACCGAGAGTTAGGAGCTTCGATGATCCGAAGTCTTGGATACAACGTTGTCTGTGCCAAGGATGGCTTTGAAGCCCTCGACTTGTCCGGCAAACAAGATTTTAGCCTGATCCTCATGGATATCCGGATGCCTCGGCTTGACGGATTCAGCACAGCAGAAGCCATAAGAAACCGCGAGAGGAATGACTCCCCCACCCCCATCATCGCGCTTTCCGCCCACATCACCCGGCAAGATGAAGAGCGATGCGATTGTGTGGGGATAAATGACCATCTTCAGAAGCCGCTGAAGGTAAGGTTCCTGAACGAGTTACTGAAAAAGTGGCTATCGGTTTAG
- a CDS encoding sulfatase family protein yields the protein MSDHPNIILINCDDLGYGDLGCYGSARNHTPHIDRLAAEGKRFTDFYMASPVCSPSRAAMMTGCYPPRIGFGSFHGEVVLFPGDNIGLSDREATVASQLKKAGYVTKIIGKWHCGDQPEFLPTRHGFDAYFGIPYSNDMGRQSDRPNRPPLPLLRNETVIQAQPDQRGITERYTDEALQFLEKNQSRPFFLYLAHMYVHVPLFVPKQFLESSRNGAYGGAVECIDWSLGVLMDRLKALGIDENTLVIFTSDNGSRAQGEGGSNDPCRGTKQETWEGGQRVPCIMRWPEKISPGTQSDAVVSAMDFFPTLSRITNVSLPADRIIDGFDIGELMTGENAEAPNDTFFYYKQNALEAVRVGDWKLHFQKAGVGMKALYNLREDIGESHNRYEEHPEIVSMLEAKAERMREDIGDEATGTTGRNNRSIGRVKNAKPLTEYREGHPYMIAMYDLPDMPTMSG from the coding sequence ATGAGTGACCACCCCAATATCATTCTAATCAACTGCGACGACCTCGGCTATGGAGATCTCGGATGTTATGGTTCAGCGAGGAACCACACGCCTCACATCGATCGACTAGCGGCGGAAGGAAAGCGATTTACCGATTTCTACATGGCCTCGCCGGTTTGTTCGCCATCGCGGGCTGCCATGATGACCGGATGCTACCCGCCCCGGATAGGGTTTGGGAGTTTTCATGGTGAGGTCGTCCTCTTTCCCGGGGATAATATTGGATTGAGCGACCGGGAAGCTACGGTTGCTTCCCAACTGAAAAAGGCGGGATACGTGACAAAGATCATTGGCAAGTGGCATTGCGGAGACCAGCCTGAGTTTCTGCCAACGCGACATGGTTTTGACGCGTATTTCGGAATCCCCTATAGCAACGACATGGGGCGACAGTCGGATCGGCCAAACCGTCCTCCACTACCGTTACTCCGTAACGAAACGGTGATTCAAGCGCAGCCAGACCAGAGAGGTATCACGGAACGATACACGGACGAAGCGCTTCAATTTCTCGAAAAGAACCAAAGCCGGCCCTTCTTCCTTTACCTGGCCCACATGTACGTGCACGTGCCGCTCTTCGTGCCCAAGCAATTTTTAGAGTCGTCACGCAACGGAGCCTATGGTGGGGCCGTCGAATGTATCGACTGGAGCCTAGGGGTCCTCATGGATCGACTTAAAGCACTGGGGATCGACGAAAACACTCTAGTTATCTTCACCAGCGACAATGGCTCGAGAGCGCAGGGGGAAGGGGGCAGCAATGACCCTTGCCGTGGAACAAAGCAGGAAACATGGGAAGGCGGCCAAAGAGTACCCTGTATTATGCGGTGGCCGGAAAAAATCAGCCCTGGCACTCAATCCGACGCCGTTGTCTCTGCCATGGATTTTTTCCCAACGCTATCGAGAATAACGAACGTGTCTCTTCCGGCGGATCGAATTATCGATGGATTCGATATCGGAGAATTGATGACGGGCGAAAACGCAGAGGCTCCCAACGACACCTTTTTTTACTACAAGCAGAACGCGCTGGAAGCAGTTCGAGTGGGGGACTGGAAACTCCATTTCCAGAAAGCTGGAGTAGGGATGAAAGCGCTCTACAATCTTCGCGAAGACATAGGTGAATCGCATAACCGGTACGAGGAACATCCGGAAATCGTTTCAATGCTGGAAGCGAAAGCCGAGCGGATGCGCGAGGATATCGGTGATGAGGCCACGGGGACAACGGGCCGCAACAACCGATCCATTGGGCGTGTCAAAAACGCGAAGCCGCTCACAGAGTATCGGGAAGGTCATCCCTACATGATCGCGATGTACGACCTCCCGGATATGCCGACGATGAGTGGTTAA